GACTGGGACACGGAGTTGGCGGAGCTATTCGACGGCACCGGTGTCAAGCCCGGGCGCCTGCGCATCACCGACGGAGGTGGCGCGAGCGCGGTCGTGGACCTGCGCGGCGCGGCGACCCTGGCCGAGCTGCGCGACCGCATCCAGGCCGCGCTGCCCTCGCTGCGGGTGAATCTCATCGACGGCGAGCGCCTGGAGATTCGCGACACCGTGAATGGTGGGCAGGTGCGCGTCGCCGACGTGCAGGGCGGCGAGACGGCGGCGCGTCTCGGCCTGAGCGCGAGCGGCGCCGGCGGCGCCCTGCTCAGTCGAGACCTCGATCCGCACCTGAGCGCCGGAACGCCCCTCGGCGATCTGCGCGGGGTAAACCTGCCGCTGGGTCAGGTGGGGGTGTCGCTGGCGGGCGCAACGCCGCCGATCACCGTCGATCTCTCGGCGGCGGTCACGGTGGGCGATCTCCTGGACGCCTTCAACGCCGTGCCGGGACTGACGGTCAGCCTCGCCGCGGCCGGCAACCGCGTGCTCGTCAGTGGCACGGGTGGGCAGAGCGTTGCGCTCAGCGACCTCGACGGCGATGCGACGACCAGCGCCCTCGGCCTAGTCGGCAGCGCGGAGCCGATTCGCCCCTTCGGAACCCTGATCGACCTGAAGGCTGCCGTGACGAGCGGCGACCGCGAGCGCGTGCGCGAGCTGTTGCCCGAGATCGAGGCGCTGGAGGACCACTTCACGAGCCTGCGGGCCACCCCGGGCAACCGACTCAGCCTGGCCGAGGACGCGCTCGCCACGCTCGAGGCGCGCAACCACACGATGACGAGTGCCCTGTCCGAGATCGGCGACGCGGACATGACCGAAGCGCTGATGCAGTACCAGAGCGCCGAGGCCGTCTACCAGGCCTCACTGGTGATGGCAGCCAACATCTTCCAACTGACCTTGACCGATTACCTGTAGACGGAGGGACGACCATGGACTTGCGCGGGACGCGCTTCGGGAATCTCGAGTTCACGGAGCAGGAGGTTCTGGAGCTGCCCGAGGGGCTCGTGGGCCTGCCCAAACTCAAGCGCTTTCTCATCCTGGACCTCGCCGAGCAGGCGCCCTTCCGCTGGCTGCAGTCCCTGGACGAGCCGGCGGTGGGCTTCCTGATCGCCGAGCCGGGGCTCTTCGATCCGACCTACAGCCTCGCCCTTGACGACCACGATCTGCGCGGGCTGGCGGTGCGCTCGGCGACCGAACTGACCGTCTTCGTCCTCTGCACGCGGCGCGGGGCCTGGTCGGCGACGACGGGCAACCTGCTCGGACCGGTCGTCGTCCACACGGAGACGCGGCGCGGACGCCAGCTGATCGTCGAGGACGCCGGCTACTCCACGCACGCGCCGCTGCACCAGGTGGCCAAGGAGGCCGCGGGCGGGCGGCAGTTCGCCGCCCATGCCGGCGCGGAGCCCATCCTGCGCGAGAGCGGCGTCTGAGCACGAGCGGAAGGAGCCACTGTGCTGGTACTGAGTCGAAAGCGCGACCAGAGCATCATCGTGGGTGAGTCGATCAAGATCACGGTGGTCGACGTGCGCGGCGACACCGTGCAACTGGGGATCGAGGCGCCGCGACAGATCACGATCTACCGCGAGGAGATCTACGACGCCATCCGCGAGGCGAACCAGGAAGCGCTGGATCGCGGGGACGGCAACGGCGGCGCGCTGCCGACCGCGGACTTGCCGCGGCGCAAGCGGGGGGGCGACTGAGCGCAGCGGCCGGCCGCGGCGACGCGGGGCCCGGCGCGGCGCGGCGCACCCGGCGGTGGCCGCCCGCGGAGAAAACGCTCAAGTCGGGCCGGGCGCTGCCGATGAATAGCGCGTGCGGCCGCAAGCGACCGCAAGAACGAGCGAATGGGATCGCG
The nucleotide sequence above comes from bacterium. Encoded proteins:
- the csrA gene encoding carbon storage regulator CsrA, producing MLVLSRKRDQSIIVGESIKITVVDVRGDTVQLGIEAPRQITIYREEIYDAIREANQEALDRGDGNGGALPTADLPRRKRGGD
- the flgL gene encoding flagellar hook-associated protein 3 — translated: MRVTQKMRQDSMLANINRAYDRMAGINLQRRITKPSDDPSGAEQLVRLRSLISRNEQYQANVASASRWLTYSEAALGNAAENVRSVRELALTAADDSNSLEGLAESLEAILQDMLSQANAEHGGRYLFGGSQGAQAPFQRNGDIVTYHGDDSELSTAISSGLSLRYNLPGSAVFGEQSADFVSTKDWDRVTDWDTELAELFDGTGVKPGRLRITDGGGASAVVDLRGAATLAELRDRIQAALPSLRVNLIDGERLEIRDTVNGGQVRVADVQGGETAARLGLSASGAGGALLSRDLDPHLSAGTPLGDLRGVNLPLGQVGVSLAGATPPITVDLSAAVTVGDLLDAFNAVPGLTVSLAAAGNRVLVSGTGGQSVALSDLDGDATTSALGLVGSAEPIRPFGTLIDLKAAVTSGDRERVRELLPEIEALEDHFTSLRATPGNRLSLAEDALATLEARNHTMTSALSEIGDADMTEALMQYQSAEAVYQASLVMAANIFQLTLTDYL